A region of Staphylococcus sp. IVB6181 DNA encodes the following proteins:
- a CDS encoding ABC transporter ATP-binding protein has protein sequence MIEFKNVSKQYGNKTVVDNVSFNVEEGEFFVLIGPSGSGKTTTLKMINRLIPLTKGYIYFKDKPISDFPVYEMRWDIGYVLQQIALFPHMTVKENIAQVPQMKGWDKTRIDQRIDELLEMVNLDPDTYRDRKPDELSGGQRQRVGVVRALAADPPMILMDEPFSALDPISRTKLQEDLIELQSKIKKTIVFVTHDINEAMKLADRICLLNEGRVEQIDTPDGFLDHPKNEFVRHFISQYDQANAPRLTLETILRATKLKAIDTAQELPIVSADAPLNKVYEDLAHADGVAVEQQGQLHLLTREDVFKFLAQNKRGDVS, from the coding sequence ATGATAGAATTTAAGAACGTTTCAAAGCAATACGGCAATAAGACAGTAGTCGATAATGTCAGCTTTAATGTTGAAGAAGGCGAATTCTTCGTGTTAATCGGACCATCAGGAAGCGGTAAGACAACAACTTTGAAAATGATTAACCGGTTGATTCCGCTCACGAAAGGATACATTTATTTTAAGGATAAGCCGATCAGCGACTTTCCAGTTTATGAAATGCGATGGGATATCGGCTATGTGCTCCAGCAAATTGCACTGTTTCCGCATATGACGGTGAAAGAAAATATTGCACAAGTGCCTCAAATGAAAGGCTGGGACAAAACTAGAATCGACCAGCGCATTGATGAATTATTAGAAATGGTTAATTTAGATCCTGATACATATCGCGATCGCAAACCTGATGAGTTATCAGGCGGCCAACGTCAACGTGTCGGTGTTGTACGTGCACTGGCTGCAGATCCTCCAATGATATTAATGGATGAACCTTTTAGTGCATTAGACCCGATCAGCCGCACAAAACTGCAAGAAGATTTGATTGAATTGCAATCAAAAATCAAGAAAACAATTGTGTTTGTGACACATGATATTAACGAAGCTATGAAATTAGCAGATCGTATCTGCTTGTTAAATGAGGGGCGTGTAGAACAAATCGATACACCGGATGGTTTCTTAGATCATCCGAAAAATGAGTTTGTCCGACACTTCATCAGCCAATATGATCAAGCCAACGCACCAAGACTGACACTTGAAACGATTTTACGCGCAACAAAACTGAAAGCGATTGATACTGCACAGGAATTGCCTATCGTATCTGCAGATGCACCGCTCAATAAAGTGTATGAGGATTTAGCACATGCGGATGGTGTTGCGGTTGAGCAGCAAGGACAGCTGCATCTATTAACACGAGAAGATGTCTTTAAGTTCTTAGCACAAAATAAGAGAGGTGACGTATCATGA